The following are encoded in a window of Gossypium raimondii isolate GPD5lz chromosome 13, ASM2569854v1, whole genome shotgun sequence genomic DNA:
- the LOC105783903 gene encoding 14 kDa proline-rich protein DC2.15 — protein sequence MASNKTCAVLTVFSLFLFNLSFTNACHSCKPPKPIPPPAACPPPPAKPASCPKDTLKLGVCADLLGLVNIVVGTPPSSKCCALLQGLADLEAALCLCTAIKANVLGANLNIPITLSLLLSACQKEIPPGFKC from the coding sequence ATGGCTTCCAACAAAACCTGTGCTGTCCTTAcagttttctctctttttcttttcaacttaTCATTCACCAATGCTTGCCATTCATGCAAGCCACCAAAGCCCATTCCACCACCTGCTGCATGCCCTCCACCACCAGCAAAGCCTGCTTCTTGCCCTAAGGACACATTGAAGCTAGGTGTCTGTGCTGACCTGCTTGGACTGGTAAACATAGTGGTGGGAACACCTCCTTCGAGCAAATGCTGTGCTTTGCTCCAAGGCTTGGCTGATTTAGAGGCTGCCCTTTGCCTTTGCACCGCCATTAAAGCCAATGTGCTTGGGGCCAACCTCAACATCCCTATTACCCTTAGCTTACTCCTTAGTGCATGTCAGAAGGAAATCCCTCCAGGCTTCAAatgttga